One stretch of Rhodoferax lithotrophicus DNA includes these proteins:
- a CDS encoding FeoB small GTPase domain-containing protein, whose amino-acid sequence MKSTSPTTTHTVAVHHPLLRGARRLRIALVGLPGSGKTTLFDAVSSTAPQQGELTDTHRVYRACTVQIGLDEASVVALPSLSSVHHLQHDDLSTLKFLLWGNDRPPITAHESSAPPAPFEPPDLIIQVVDATQLQSHLELTLELSQLGRPMVLALNHMDTVRRKGLHINQRALGTLLGIPVVPISALLGQGIAELFNTAVATARQGICQLPQAPNRHIANSLEPLSQALTQPGIDTAFRVPHQLLLLLFASGHAYFERELQEHFAARMPDLQALREAAGQGLPRPLAEEIRADGHHRAATLYEAAMRPGPLEPERNWRFWLDTFLLHPQWGLLASLWVFAGVLFVVFEVSGWIDSQTTQRLIEATSHWQPQTTLGVVERAILDGFIGLTGIVVPYMLPLLLLLIALEEIGLMQRMAFVLDRGFHKIGLHGGVAVPFLLGLGCNVPAISAVARNSSGRERLIASVLITFVPCSARSAIILAVAGKYLGVWGVLGVYALTLLLLSAMGLLLSHQHREVGPGQVQDIPPYTLPNWHAMLRETWARSSDVLTIVTPLLVGGSVVLALLGHFGADATINALLTPLTSWWLDLPLVLGLPLLFGVLRKELSLLMIFQALGTQEIDAVLSTEQILTLLVFITFYVPCISTFAVMNKTLGRAKAWFSVMLSVGVAMLLGALVQIIHFLLVMAGLP is encoded by the coding sequence ATGAAAAGCACCTCGCCCACGACAACTCATACCGTGGCCGTACACCACCCCTTGCTGCGCGGTGCACGGCGTTTGCGTATTGCCCTGGTGGGATTACCTGGTTCGGGCAAAACCACCCTGTTTGATGCAGTCTCAAGCACCGCTCCGCAGCAAGGTGAGCTGACCGACACCCACCGGGTCTACCGGGCTTGCACCGTGCAAATTGGCCTGGATGAAGCCAGTGTGGTGGCGCTGCCCAGCCTGAGTTCGGTGCATCATTTACAACACGATGACCTGAGCACGCTGAAATTCCTGCTCTGGGGCAATGATCGCCCCCCCATCACCGCCCACGAGTCCAGTGCACCCCCCGCGCCTTTTGAACCACCCGATCTGATCATCCAGGTGGTGGATGCCACCCAGCTGCAAAGCCATCTTGAACTCACGCTGGAACTCAGCCAGCTGGGCCGCCCCATGGTGCTAGCCCTGAACCACATGGACACCGTGCGCCGCAAAGGCCTGCACATCAACCAGCGGGCCTTGGGCACCCTGCTGGGCATTCCGGTGGTACCCATCTCCGCCTTGCTGGGGCAAGGTATTGCCGAACTGTTCAACACCGCCGTGGCCACGGCACGCCAAGGTATTTGCCAGCTCCCGCAAGCCCCCAACCGGCACATTGCCAACAGCCTGGAACCCTTGAGTCAAGCCCTCACCCAGCCCGGGATTGACACCGCCTTTCGGGTGCCCCACCAGCTGCTACTTTTGTTATTTGCCTCGGGCCATGCCTATTTTGAACGCGAATTACAAGAACACTTCGCTGCCAGAATGCCCGACCTCCAGGCCCTGCGCGAAGCGGCTGGACAAGGCTTGCCGCGCCCCCTGGCGGAAGAAATCCGCGCCGATGGCCATCACCGCGCAGCCACTCTTTATGAAGCTGCCATGCGACCCGGCCCGCTGGAGCCAGAGCGTAACTGGCGCTTTTGGCTGGACACTTTTTTGCTGCACCCACAGTGGGGACTGCTGGCCAGCCTGTGGGTGTTTGCCGGTGTACTGTTTGTGGTGTTCGAGGTCAGCGGCTGGATCGACAGCCAGACCACCCAGCGGCTGATTGAGGCCACCAGCCACTGGCAGCCCCAGACCACGTTGGGCGTGGTGGAGCGCGCCATTCTGGACGGCTTTATTGGTCTGACCGGTATTGTGGTGCCCTACATGCTGCCCCTGCTGCTGCTGCTGATTGCCCTGGAGGAAATCGGCTTGATGCAGCGTATGGCGTTTGTGCTGGACCGGGGTTTTCACAAAATCGGCCTCCACGGTGGTGTGGCCGTGCCTTTTTTGCTGGGGCTGGGCTGCAATGTGCCAGCTATCTCAGCTGTTGCCCGCAACTCAAGCGGGCGAGAACGCCTGATAGCCTCGGTGCTCATCACCTTCGTGCCTTGTTCTGCCCGTTCCGCCATCATTTTGGCGGTAGCAGGCAAGTACCTGGGGGTGTGGGGCGTATTGGGCGTGTATGCGTTGACGCTGCTGCTGCTCAGTGCCATGGGCTTGTTGTTATCCCACCAGCACCGCGAAGTGGGTCCAGGGCAAGTGCAGGACATTCCTCCCTACACCCTGCCCAACTGGCATGCCATGCTGCGCGAGACCTGGGCGCGCTCCAGTGACGTACTGACCATCGTGACCCCTTTGCTGGTGGGCGGCAGTGTGGTGCTGGCGTTGCTCGGGCACTTTGGTGCAGATGCCACCATCAATGCCCTGCTGACCCCGTTAACCAGTTGGTGGCTTGACCTGCCACTGGTGCTGGGCTTGCCATTGCTGTTTGGCGTGCTGCGCAAAGAGCTGTCCCTGTTGATGATTTTTCAGGCTTTGGGGACCCAGGAGATTGATGCGGTACTGAGCACAGAGCAAATTCTGACGCTCCTGGTGTTCATCACGTTTTATGTACCTTGTATTTCGACTTTTGCGGTGATGAACAAAACCCTGGGGCGCGCCAAAGCCTGGTTCTCAGTGATGCTTTCGGTGGGTGTTGCCATGCTGCTAGGGGCACTGGTACAGATCATCCACTTTTTACTGGTGATGGCGGGTCTTCCATAA
- the miaB gene encoding tRNA (N6-isopentenyl adenosine(37)-C2)-methylthiotransferase MiaB: protein MSKKVFIKTYGCQMNEYDSDKMSDVLGAAQGYEPTSNVEEADLILFNTCSVREKAQEKVFSDLGRVKHLKKKGALIGVGGCVASQEGEAIIARAPYVDVVFGPQTLHRLPQMLDERARLNRSQVDISFPEIEKFDHMPAARVEGASAFVSIMEGCSKYCSYCVVPYTRGEEVHRPFEDVLVEVAGLADQGVKEITLLGQNVNAWRAPMGDTAEVADFATLLEYVSDIPGIERIRYVTSHPNEFTPSLIAAYEKLPKLVSHLHLPVQHGSDRILMAMKRGYTAMEYKSTVRKLRAIRPNMAMSSDFIVGFPGETEDDHAKLMKLMDDVGFDNSFSFIFSPRPGTPAANLHDDTPHEVKLRRLQEVQANINTNLARISESLVGTSQRLLVEGASKRDAGELMGRTECNRVVNFVGQPELIGQMVDVHITETRTYTLRGEVLLKK from the coding sequence ATGAGCAAAAAAGTCTTTATCAAAACCTACGGCTGCCAGATGAACGAGTACGACTCGGACAAGATGAGCGATGTGCTCGGCGCCGCCCAGGGCTACGAACCCACCAGCAACGTGGAAGAGGCCGACCTGATTCTCTTCAACACCTGCTCGGTGCGCGAGAAGGCGCAAGAGAAGGTGTTCTCCGACCTGGGCCGGGTCAAACACCTGAAGAAAAAAGGCGCGTTGATCGGCGTCGGCGGCTGCGTGGCCAGCCAGGAGGGCGAGGCCATCATTGCCCGTGCCCCCTATGTGGACGTGGTGTTTGGCCCGCAAACCCTGCACCGCCTGCCGCAAATGCTCGATGAGCGCGCCCGGCTGAACCGCTCGCAGGTCGACATCAGCTTCCCCGAGATTGAGAAGTTCGACCACATGCCAGCCGCCCGTGTGGAAGGCGCCAGCGCCTTTGTCAGCATCATGGAAGGCTGCTCTAAATACTGCAGCTACTGCGTGGTGCCCTACACCCGTGGCGAAGAAGTGCATCGCCCGTTTGAAGACGTGCTGGTGGAAGTAGCCGGTCTGGCCGACCAGGGCGTGAAAGAAATCACCCTGCTGGGCCAGAACGTCAACGCCTGGCGTGCGCCGATGGGTGACACGGCGGAGGTGGCTGACTTTGCCACCTTGCTGGAATACGTGTCCGACATTCCCGGCATCGAGCGCATCCGCTACGTGACCAGCCACCCCAATGAGTTCACCCCCTCGCTGATTGCTGCCTACGAGAAGTTGCCCAAACTGGTCAGTCACCTGCACCTGCCGGTGCAGCACGGTAGCGACCGGATTTTGATGGCCATGAAGCGCGGCTACACCGCCATGGAATACAAAAGCACCGTGCGCAAATTACGCGCCATCCGCCCCAACATGGCCATGAGCAGCGACTTCATCGTCGGCTTCCCCGGCGAAACCGAAGACGACCACGCCAAGCTGATGAAACTGATGGACGACGTGGGCTTTGACAACTCTTTCAGCTTCATCTTCAGCCCGCGTCCCGGCACGCCCGCCGCCAATCTGCATGACGACACGCCACACGAGGTCAAGCTGCGCCGCCTGCAAGAGGTGCAAGCCAACATCAATACCAACCTGGCCCGCATCAGCGAAAGCCTGGTCGGAACAAGCCAACGCCTGCTGGTGGAGGGTGCCTCCAAGCGCGACGCAGGTGAACTGATGGGCCGCACCGAATGCAACCGGGTGGTGAACTTTGTCGGCCAGCCCGAACTGATTGGGCAGATGGTGGATGTGCACATCACCGAAACCCGCACCTACACACTGCGCGGAGAAGTGCTCCTTAAAAAATAG
- a CDS encoding DEAD/DEAH box helicase: MTFFSLGLSAPLLDAVQRLGFDTPTPIQLGAIPPALAGQDVLGCAHTGSGKTLAFALPLLQSLQASAGKLAQALVLVPTRELATQVGDTLSALAQQLPQPAKVGVVFGGVSINPQMMGLRGGTQVLVATPGRLLDLVAHNAVKLSAVQLLVLDEADRLLDLGFADDLNQVLALLPAKRQSLFFSATFAPAVQTLANTLLHNPVQVDVRPDAAPPIEITQRAIAVDTSRRTQLLRHLIQQHAWPRVLVFVATKFAAEIVADKLRKGGATAEPFHGELSQGKRTQVLADFKAERLSVVVATDVAARGLDIANLPVVVNFDLPRSANDYTHRIGRTGRAGEPGLAVSFVSAGTQAHWRLIAKRHHLEVPLESIAGFEAQEEAPPASSDPNASGNGGIKGKRPSKKDKLRALASHQST; this comes from the coding sequence ATGACCTTCTTCTCCCTTGGCCTGTCGGCCCCCTTGCTGGATGCTGTCCAACGCCTTGGTTTTGATACCCCTACCCCGATTCAGTTGGGGGCCATTCCCCCGGCCTTGGCCGGTCAGGATGTCCTGGGCTGCGCCCACACCGGTTCGGGCAAAACCCTGGCGTTTGCCCTGCCACTGCTGCAAAGTCTTCAAGCCTCGGCAGGCAAGCTGGCCCAAGCCCTGGTTCTGGTGCCGACACGCGAACTGGCCACCCAGGTGGGTGACACCCTCAGCGCACTGGCACAGCAGTTGCCCCAGCCGGCCAAGGTCGGCGTGGTGTTTGGTGGGGTGTCGATCAACCCGCAAATGATGGGCTTGCGCGGCGGCACGCAAGTGCTGGTGGCCACCCCGGGGCGGCTGCTGGATTTGGTGGCACACAACGCGGTCAAACTGTCTGCGGTCCAACTGCTGGTGCTCGATGAAGCCGACCGCCTGCTGGACTTGGGTTTTGCCGACGACCTGAACCAGGTGCTGGCACTGCTGCCAGCCAAGCGCCAAAGCCTGTTTTTCTCGGCCACCTTTGCCCCGGCAGTGCAAACCCTGGCCAACACCTTGTTGCACAACCCGGTGCAGGTCGACGTGCGGCCCGATGCCGCCCCGCCGATAGAGATCACTCAACGCGCCATCGCCGTGGACACCTCGCGCCGCACCCAGTTGCTGCGCCACCTGATCCAGCAGCACGCCTGGCCACGGGTGCTGGTGTTTGTGGCGACCAAATTTGCGGCAGAAATTGTGGCCGACAAACTGCGCAAAGGTGGGGCCACCGCGGAGCCGTTTCACGGTGAATTGAGTCAGGGCAAGCGCACCCAGGTGCTGGCCGACTTCAAGGCCGAACGCTTGAGTGTGGTGGTGGCCACCGACGTAGCGGCACGTGGGCTGGACATTGCCAACCTGCCGGTGGTGGTGAACTTCGACCTGCCGCGCTCGGCCAATGACTACACCCACCGCATTGGCCGCACCGGCCGCGCCGGTGAACCCGGTCTGGCGGTGAGTTTTGTCAGCGCCGGCACCCAGGCGCACTGGCGGTTGATTGCCAAACGCCATCATCTTGAGGTGCCGCTGGAAAGTATTGCTGGCTTTGAAGCCCAGGAAGAAGCGCCCCCAGCCTCCAGCGACCCCAACGCCTCAGGCAACGGCGGCATCAAGGGTAAACGCCCCAGCAAAAAAGACAAATTGCGCGCGCTGGCCAGCCACCAAAGCACTTAA
- a CDS encoding DUF6172 family protein, with protein sequence MKKTFQLQIEGKNPDRVLEATKHEIRQYLKRERRKALPEGVDFWDFDCSFGTHADNAESVHLATLTALIDAVAQAGGAAFYVELLAKPGHRMARPSQKAQDDSLTNS encoded by the coding sequence GTGAAAAAAACATTCCAACTCCAGATTGAAGGCAAAAATCCAGACCGCGTGCTGGAGGCCACCAAACACGAAATTCGCCAATACTTGAAGCGCGAACGCCGTAAAGCCTTGCCAGAAGGCGTGGACTTTTGGGACTTTGATTGCTCATTTGGCACCCATGCAGACAACGCCGAAAGTGTTCACCTGGCCACCCTGACCGCTTTGATCGATGCGGTTGCCCAAGCAGGTGGCGCGGCGTTTTACGTGGAACTGCTGGCCAAACCTGGTCACCGCATGGCGCGACCTTCACAAAAAGCGCAGGACGATTCGCTGACAAACAGCTGA
- a CDS encoding enoyl-CoA hydratase — protein sequence MTYELITVRTEADKVGIITLNRPKQLNALNEQLMTELGTALHAFDADPAIGCMIITGSEKAFAAGADIGSMASYSFANVYKDDFITRNWEKIRSVRKPVIAAVSGFALGGGCELAMMCDFIIAADNARFGQPEIKLGIIPGAGGTQRLPRAVGKAKAMDLALTGRMMDALEAERSGLVSRVVPLDKLMDETLGAALMISEFSQMAVMAVKESVNRAFEGTLNDGIMFERRLFHALFATSDQKEGMDAFVNKRKAVFTHQ from the coding sequence ATGACTTATGAACTGATCACCGTTCGCACCGAAGCCGACAAAGTGGGCATCATCACCTTGAACCGCCCCAAACAGCTCAATGCCTTGAACGAACAGCTGATGACCGAGCTGGGCACAGCCCTGCATGCGTTTGACGCAGACCCGGCCATTGGCTGCATGATCATCACCGGCAGTGAAAAAGCCTTTGCCGCCGGTGCTGACATTGGCAGCATGGCCAGCTACAGCTTTGCCAACGTGTACAAAGACGACTTCATCACCCGCAACTGGGAAAAAATCCGCTCGGTGCGCAAGCCGGTGATTGCCGCCGTGAGTGGTTTCGCCTTGGGTGGCGGCTGTGAGCTGGCCATGATGTGTGACTTCATCATCGCCGCCGACAACGCCCGCTTTGGCCAGCCCGAAATCAAGCTCGGCATCATCCCCGGTGCCGGTGGCACCCAGCGCCTGCCACGTGCCGTGGGCAAAGCCAAGGCGATGGATCTGGCGCTCACCGGACGCATGATGGATGCTCTGGAGGCCGAGCGCTCCGGGCTGGTCAGCCGCGTGGTACCGCTGGACAAGCTGATGGATGAAACCTTGGGCGCAGCCCTGATGATCAGCGAGTTCTCGCAAATGGCCGTGATGGCGGTCAAGGAATCCGTGAACCGGGCCTTTGAGGGCACACTCAACGACGGCATCATGTTCGAGCGCCGCCTGTTCCACGCCTTGTTTGCCACATCGGACCAAAAAGAAGGTATGGATGCCTTTGTCAACAAACGAAAAGCAGTTTTCACACACCAGTAA
- a CDS encoding M61 family metallopeptidase, with amino-acid sequence MSTAFTPLRYDICALDLHAHLFQVTLTLPHPTADQQLSLPVWIPGSYLVREFAKHLQHLHARQGKHAVALTQLDKCTWQVHCKASKPVVLTYEVYAFDHSVRTAWLDTQRGFFNGTSLCLRVHGQENSPHQLTLSDAGLPKDWHAATALTAQKVTKRGFGSYLAANYDELVDSPVELGPFWQGEFEAAGIPHRFIVSGAPPSFDGTRLLADTQRICETEIAFWHGQQPALAPHRHYLFMLNAIHDGYGGLEHRHSTALICRRADLPQTGQSANGTPSDGTTTLLGLISHEYFHTWNVKRLRPAEFACYNYAQENYTELLWFFEGFTSYFDDLLLRRAGLIDSPHYLKLLTKTINQVLQTPGRQVQSVAQASRDAWIKYYRQDENTANATVSYYTKGSLVALCLDLSLRQGGKTSLDAVMRSLWERCQGGPMKEQDLLDVLAELSGTSFEAQLQQWVHGTQDLPLKKLLQQHGIRYEEESASRAEQLGLKLHEHNGLHVKSVLRASAAEQAGFAAGDEWLGMELGSPKAPQGWRIHKQDDLALYLGQAPTFTALVARDQRLLRLQVTLPELARSVKLSIQNAAQAEAWLAPTKHQK; translated from the coding sequence ATGAGCACGGCCTTCACTCCCCTCAGGTACGACATCTGTGCACTTGACCTGCACGCTCACCTGTTCCAGGTGACCCTCACCCTGCCCCACCCCACCGCTGACCAGCAGCTGAGCCTGCCGGTGTGGATACCGGGCAGCTATCTGGTACGGGAGTTTGCCAAACACCTGCAACACCTGCACGCCCGTCAAGGCAAGCACGCTGTAGCCTTGACGCAACTCGACAAATGTACCTGGCAAGTGCACTGCAAAGCCAGCAAACCCGTGGTGCTGACCTATGAGGTGTACGCGTTTGACCACTCGGTACGTACCGCCTGGCTCGACACGCAGCGTGGTTTTTTCAATGGCACCAGTTTGTGCCTGCGGGTGCACGGACAAGAAAATTCACCGCATCAACTCACATTGAGTGATGCAGGCTTGCCCAAAGACTGGCATGCAGCCACCGCTTTGACGGCCCAAAAAGTGACAAAACGAGGCTTTGGCAGCTACCTGGCCGCCAACTATGATGAGCTGGTCGACAGCCCGGTGGAACTGGGTCCGTTCTGGCAGGGTGAATTTGAGGCGGCGGGTATCCCGCACCGTTTCATCGTCTCGGGAGCGCCGCCCAGCTTTGACGGCACGCGACTGCTGGCCGATACCCAACGTATTTGTGAAACCGAAATCGCTTTCTGGCATGGTCAGCAGCCAGCGCTTGCCCCGCATCGCCATTACCTGTTCATGCTCAACGCCATTCACGATGGTTATGGTGGGCTGGAACACCGCCACAGCACCGCGCTGATTTGCCGCCGGGCCGATTTGCCGCAAACCGGCCAGTCTGCGAACGGCACGCCGTCTGACGGCACCACCACCTTGCTGGGGCTGATCAGCCACGAATACTTTCACACCTGGAACGTCAAGCGCCTGCGCCCGGCCGAGTTTGCCTGTTACAACTACGCGCAAGAAAACTACACCGAGCTGTTGTGGTTTTTTGAGGGCTTCACCAGCTATTTTGATGATCTGCTGCTGCGCCGCGCCGGGTTGATTGACAGCCCCCACTACCTGAAATTACTCACCAAAACCATCAACCAGGTGCTGCAAACACCCGGCCGCCAAGTACAGAGTGTGGCGCAGGCCAGCAGGGATGCCTGGATCAAGTACTACCGGCAAGACGAAAACACCGCCAATGCCACCGTCAGCTACTACACCAAGGGTTCACTGGTGGCGCTGTGTCTGGATTTGAGCTTGCGCCAAGGCGGCAAAACCAGTCTGGATGCCGTCATGCGCAGCTTGTGGGAGCGCTGCCAGGGCGGCCCCATGAAAGAGCAAGACCTGCTCGACGTGCTGGCGGAGCTGTCGGGCACGTCTTTTGAGGCGCAGTTGCAGCAATGGGTACATGGTACGCAAGACTTGCCACTCAAAAAACTGCTGCAGCAGCACGGCATTCGCTATGAGGAAGAGAGCGCCTCACGCGCAGAACAATTGGGCTTGAAGCTTCATGAGCACAATGGCTTACACGTCAAAAGTGTGCTGCGTGCAAGTGCTGCCGAACAGGCCGGATTTGCAGCGGGCGACGAGTGGCTCGGCATGGAGCTAGGCTCACCCAAAGCACCTCAAGGCTGGCGTATCCACAAACAGGACGACCTGGCGCTTTACCTGGGCCAGGCCCCAACCTTCACCGCCCTCGTAGCCCGTGATCAGCGCTTGCTGCGTCTGCAGGTGACCCTGCCAGAATTGGCCAGATCCGTGAAACTGAGTATTCAAAATGCAGCCCAGGCAGAGGCTTGGCTGGCCCCAACAAAACATCAAAAATAA
- a CDS encoding DsbC family protein gives MNLRLITLLTCALLAASTAWSQEAAIRKNLTERIPQLQKIDEVSKTPIDGLYEIRVNGVDIYYTDAQANYLIQGNLIDTKQKRNLTEERVDKLTAINFDALPFKDAFTIVRGNGKRKLAVFEDPNCGYCKRFEKDLQKVNNVTIYMFLYPILSADSGEKSKAIWCAKDKAKAWQDWMVRDITPPAASCDSAAIGRNVELGHRFKVTGTPTLVFTDGTRVPGAVGADQVEKRLN, from the coding sequence ATGAACTTACGCCTAATTACCCTGTTGACTTGCGCCCTGCTGGCGGCCAGCACCGCCTGGTCTCAGGAAGCCGCCATCCGCAAAAACCTGACCGAACGTATCCCGCAACTGCAAAAAATTGACGAAGTCAGCAAAACCCCGATAGATGGCCTCTATGAGATCCGGGTCAACGGAGTCGATATTTACTACACCGATGCCCAAGCCAATTACCTGATCCAGGGCAACCTGATCGACACCAAGCAAAAACGCAATCTGACAGAAGAACGGGTAGATAAATTAACCGCCATCAACTTTGATGCCTTACCCTTCAAGGATGCTTTCACCATCGTGCGTGGCAATGGCAAGCGCAAACTGGCGGTGTTTGAAGACCCCAACTGCGGCTACTGCAAACGTTTTGAGAAAGATTTGCAGAAGGTCAACAACGTCACCATCTACATGTTTTTGTACCCCATCCTGAGCGCAGATTCTGGTGAAAAGTCCAAAGCCATCTGGTGCGCCAAAGACAAGGCCAAAGCCTGGCAAGACTGGATGGTGCGTGACATCACGCCACCCGCAGCCAGTTGTGACAGTGCCGCGATTGGCCGCAATGTGGAACTGGGCCACAGGTTCAAAGTCACGGGCACCCCCACCCTGGTGTTTACAGATGGCACACGCGTGCCAGGTGCAGTGGGTGCGGATCAGGTTGAAAAACGTCTGAACTGA
- a CDS encoding FAD-dependent monooxygenase: MTQHLDICIRGGGIVGHTLALLLARDRLRVGLVATKPPAGSEPDVRVYALNAKSKALLESVRCWPDAQHATEVTGMQVEGDDGGAIHFSASHLAVPALTWIVDVPALEAQLREAVRFQPHIELLEAPRAATLTVVCEGRASSTREEFGVDFVATRYPQTAIAARLACEKPHGQVARQWFKGDEILAFLPLDGAQGQSVGLVWSVPDARVPELLEADATDFCEQLHTFSQGCLGQLSLISPRKAWALQSAQASRWIGVANGQSWALAGDAAHNIHPLAGQGLNLGLGDVAELAEVLHTRAYWRPVNDIKLLRRYERARRAEVTTTDAAMTFLQQLFAKDGNGWQKLRNWGMQGFELSGMAKNWAARQAMGL; this comes from the coding sequence ATGACTCAACACCTTGATATTTGTATTCGTGGCGGTGGCATTGTGGGCCACACGCTGGCTTTGTTACTGGCTCGGGACCGGTTGCGTGTGGGCCTGGTGGCCACCAAGCCGCCAGCGGGCAGCGAGCCGGATGTGCGGGTCTACGCACTCAACGCCAAATCCAAAGCCTTGCTGGAATCGGTGCGCTGTTGGCCCGATGCCCAGCACGCCACGGAAGTCACCGGCATGCAGGTCGAAGGTGATGATGGCGGTGCCATCCATTTCTCTGCCAGCCACCTGGCCGTGCCAGCACTCACCTGGATCGTGGACGTGCCCGCGCTGGAGGCCCAATTGCGCGAAGCGGTGCGTTTTCAGCCGCACATTGAGCTTCTGGAAGCCCCCCGTGCTGCCACCCTGACCGTGGTATGTGAAGGCCGGGCAAGCAGCACGCGCGAAGAATTTGGGGTCGATTTTGTCGCGACGCGCTACCCGCAAACCGCCATCGCCGCACGTCTGGCCTGCGAGAAACCCCACGGCCAGGTGGCGCGACAATGGTTCAAAGGCGATGAAATTCTGGCATTTTTGCCGCTGGATGGCGCACAAGGGCAATCGGTTGGCTTGGTCTGGTCGGTGCCCGATGCTCGTGTACCCGAGCTGCTCGAGGCCGATGCCACCGATTTTTGTGAACAACTCCATACGTTCAGCCAAGGCTGTCTGGGTCAACTCAGCCTGATCAGTCCGCGCAAGGCCTGGGCACTGCAGTCGGCCCAGGCCAGCCGCTGGATCGGTGTGGCCAACGGTCAAAGCTGGGCCTTGGCGGGTGATGCGGCACACAATATCCATCCGCTGGCCGGTCAAGGCCTGAATCTGGGCTTGGGCGACGTGGCCGAACTGGCTGAGGTTTTGCATACCCGCGCGTACTGGCGGCCGGTCAACGACATCAAGCTGCTGCGCCGTTATGAGCGGGCGCGGCGTGCAGAAGTCACCACCACCGATGCCGCCATGACCTTTTTGCAGCAACTTTTTGCCAAAGATGGCAATGGCTGGCAAAAACTGCGCAACTGGGGCATGCAGGGGTTCGAGCTCAGCGGCATGGCCAAAAATTGGGCTGCACGCCAAGCCATGGGTTTGTAG